From one Bradyrhizobium sp. Ash2021 genomic stretch:
- a CDS encoding serine hydrolase domain-containing protein translates to MLAPTPASPESAGMSKQALDRLENHLKRNYVDAGRFPGTQLLVYRRGKIVHSTVQGFADLERKAPVKDDTIFRIYSMTKPITSVAFMMLVEEGRVAIDEPVHKYIPEWKNLGVFQAGTHPAFLTKPPSRPMLIVDLLRHTSGLTYGFQQRSNVDAAYRENKIGEVIKAGTLQGMIEDLAKIPLEFSPGEAWNYSVSTDVIGYLVGLISGMPFEQFLKERIFNPLGMSDTDFFVPADKAHRFAACYSADPKGGMIFHATDRKGTLTLQDDPATSSFLSPPSLISGGGGLCSTAADYLTFCRALLNGGELGGVRLLGPKTLALMTANHLPGGMDLPGLSRSLFSEATYNGIGFGLGFSVTMNPAQTLIAGSAGEYAWGGAATTSFFIDPAEELITIFMTQVLPSSAYPLRRELRSMVYAAITDSNL, encoded by the coding sequence ATGTTAGCCCCTACCCCCGCCTCGCCCGAATCCGCCGGAATGTCCAAACAGGCCCTGGATCGCCTCGAAAATCATCTGAAGCGGAATTACGTCGATGCCGGCCGCTTTCCCGGGACCCAGCTTCTGGTCTACCGCCGCGGCAAGATCGTCCACTCGACCGTGCAGGGTTTTGCCGATCTCGAGCGCAAGGCGCCGGTCAAGGACGATACCATTTTCCGCATCTATTCGATGACCAAGCCGATCACAAGCGTCGCCTTCATGATGCTGGTCGAGGAAGGCCGCGTCGCGATCGACGAGCCCGTTCATAAATACATTCCGGAGTGGAAGAACCTCGGCGTATTCCAGGCCGGGACGCACCCCGCCTTCCTGACCAAGCCACCGTCGCGGCCGATGCTGATCGTGGACCTGCTGCGGCACACCTCCGGCCTCACCTATGGCTTCCAGCAGCGCTCCAACGTCGATGCCGCCTATCGCGAAAACAAGATCGGCGAGGTCATCAAGGCCGGCACGCTGCAGGGCATGATCGAGGACCTCGCAAAAATTCCGCTGGAATTTTCGCCGGGCGAAGCCTGGAACTATTCGGTCTCCACCGACGTGATCGGCTATCTCGTAGGCCTGATCAGCGGCATGCCGTTCGAGCAATTCCTGAAGGAACGGATCTTCAATCCGCTTGGCATGAGCGACACCGACTTTTTCGTACCCGCCGACAAGGCCCATCGTTTCGCCGCGTGCTATTCGGCCGACCCGAAGGGCGGCATGATTTTCCACGCCACCGACCGCAAGGGCACCCTGACATTGCAGGATGATCCCGCCACGAGCTCGTTCCTGTCGCCGCCATCGCTGATTTCGGGCGGCGGCGGGTTGTGTTCGACCGCGGCCGACTATCTCACCTTCTGCCGGGCGCTGCTCAACGGCGGCGAACTCGGCGGCGTCAGGCTGCTGGGCCCGAAGACGCTGGCCTTGATGACGGCCAACCACCTGCCCGGCGGAATGGATCTGCCGGGGCTGTCGCGCTCGCTGTTCTCCGAGGCGACCTATAACGGCATCGGCTTCGGTCTCGGCTTCTCGGTGACGATGAACCCGGCGCAGACCCTGATTGCCGGCAGCGCCGGGGAATATGCCTGGGGCGGTGCAGCGACGACGTCGTTCTTCATCGACCCCGCCGAGGAGTTGATCACCATTTTCATGACCCAGGTGCTGCCGTCGAGCGCCTATCCGCTGCGGCGCGAGCTGCGCAGCATGGTGTACGCCGCGATCACCGACAGCAATCTGTAA
- a CDS encoding dicarboxylate/amino acid:cation symporter, with product MSTITAAAAAPDTRKPLYTSLFVQVLAALLLGIVLGMAAPEFAVGLKIFSDAFLKLISMIVAPVVFCVVVHGIAGAGDLKKVGRVGVKALVYFEVMTTIALVVGLLLAYLFGPGHGMNIDPSTLDAKALNTYADNAHKLKGGGIGSFLVNIIPTTSFDALSRNDVLQVLFFAIVFGVSLALVGGEKGEKITSFIDAVSTVLFRAMGLIVRVAPLGVLGAVAYTVGQYGVGSLKQLLSLVALFYVSLTIFVLGVLGGVMALAGLNILKFLAYLREELTIVLATASSDAVLPQIMRKLEALGVKKSVVGLVIPTGYSFNLDAFSIYLTLAVVFIAQATNTPLSIGDLLLVLGVSLITSKGAHGVPGSAIVILAATLNAVPSIPAIGLVLVLSVDWFIGMARALGNLIGNCIATVVVAAWEGDLDRDKARRVLDGAELVDVTAG from the coding sequence ATGTCGACCATCACCGCCGCAGCGGCTGCACCGGACACGCGCAAGCCGCTTTACACCTCGCTTTTCGTCCAGGTGCTGGCGGCGCTGTTGCTCGGCATTGTACTCGGGATGGCGGCACCCGAGTTCGCTGTCGGGCTCAAGATCTTCAGCGACGCGTTCCTGAAACTGATCTCGATGATCGTGGCGCCGGTCGTGTTCTGCGTCGTCGTGCACGGCATTGCCGGTGCCGGCGATCTCAAGAAGGTCGGCCGCGTCGGCGTCAAGGCGCTGGTCTATTTCGAAGTGATGACCACGATCGCGCTGGTCGTGGGTCTTTTGCTCGCCTATCTGTTCGGCCCCGGCCACGGCATGAACATCGATCCGTCGACGCTGGACGCCAAGGCGCTCAACACCTATGCCGACAACGCCCACAAGCTGAAGGGCGGCGGCATCGGCTCGTTCCTCGTCAACATCATCCCGACCACCTCGTTCGACGCGCTGTCGCGCAACGACGTGCTGCAGGTCCTGTTCTTCGCGATCGTCTTCGGCGTCAGCCTGGCCTTGGTCGGCGGCGAAAAGGGCGAAAAGATCACCTCGTTCATCGACGCGGTTTCGACCGTGCTGTTCCGCGCGATGGGACTGATCGTGCGCGTGGCGCCGCTCGGCGTGCTCGGCGCGGTGGCCTATACGGTCGGTCAGTACGGCGTCGGATCGCTCAAGCAGTTGCTGTCGCTGGTCGCCTTGTTCTATGTCTCGCTGACGATCTTCGTTCTCGGTGTGCTCGGCGGCGTGATGGCGCTGGCCGGACTGAATATCCTCAAATTCCTCGCCTATCTGCGCGAGGAGCTGACCATCGTTCTGGCCACCGCCTCTTCCGACGCCGTGCTGCCGCAGATCATGCGCAAGCTGGAAGCGCTCGGCGTCAAGAAGTCGGTGGTGGGCCTCGTGATTCCCACCGGCTATTCCTTCAACCTTGACGCCTTCTCGATCTATCTGACGCTGGCGGTGGTGTTCATCGCGCAGGCGACCAACACGCCGCTGTCGATCGGCGACCTCCTGCTGGTGCTCGGCGTCTCGCTGATCACCTCGAAGGGCGCGCATGGCGTGCCGGGCTCGGCGATCGTCATCCTGGCGGCGACGCTGAACGCGGTGCCGAGCATCCCGGCGATCGGCCTCGTGCTGGTGCTGTCGGTCGACTGGTTCATCGGCATGGCGCGCGCGCTCGGCAACCTGATCGGCAACTGCATCGCGACCGTGGTGGTCGCGGCCTGGGAAGGCGATCTCGACCGCGACAAGGCGCGGCGCGTGCTCGATGGCGCCGAACTGGTCGACGTCACCGCGGGGTAG
- a CDS encoding sensor histidine kinase — MPKLSLPVRLALLVAGTMLPLIVFAAGIVFSNYEQDRRDATQRVLETVRSIRLVLDAEMQRMAGGLQVLALTDSLRSGDFNSFRRIAAGFLDQYGKEGVVLVADREGRLLFSSITPDVASLPPRNNRDIVEKVFATKRPYYSNLFTGAIKKRPIVTVEVPVIRDDEVLFDISFSPPLEIFQAIIEQQRPGADWTISIFDGDGVNFAHVPNPQQTIGKRASPSLYAEMSHQPEATLPAVSLEGTPQITSFARSSLTGWTVAAGIAESSLVAPLWRSLAITSVIGGFLLLVGLGFAVRMAAAIARGEMLHNLLIEELNHRVKNTLAILQSFATQTFRSASRTEREKFEGRLGALAEAHNLLSEEKWQGSDLQDLIARVLQPYLLNNPERVRMFGPKVPLSPRLAVVLSMIVHEIATNATKYGALSNDTGTVALDWEIIEDNTGRQLRLIWTEAGGPPVTAPVQRGFGSRLIERSARDQLGGEATIDFLPRGVVYTLSCALDGEG; from the coding sequence GTGCCAAAACTTTCACTGCCAGTGCGTCTCGCCCTTCTGGTCGCGGGAACCATGCTGCCGCTGATCGTTTTCGCGGCCGGTATTGTTTTCAGCAACTACGAGCAGGACCGCAGGGACGCGACGCAGCGCGTGCTCGAGACCGTGCGCAGCATCCGCCTGGTGCTGGACGCCGAAATGCAACGCATGGCCGGCGGGCTGCAGGTCCTGGCGCTCACCGATTCGCTGCGCAGCGGCGACTTCAACAGTTTTCGGCGCATTGCCGCGGGATTTCTCGATCAATACGGCAAGGAAGGCGTCGTGCTGGTCGCGGACCGCGAGGGCCGCCTGCTGTTTTCCTCGATCACGCCGGATGTCGCGAGCCTTCCGCCGCGCAACAACCGCGATATCGTCGAAAAGGTGTTCGCGACCAAGCGCCCGTATTACTCGAACCTGTTCACCGGCGCGATCAAGAAACGGCCGATCGTGACCGTCGAAGTGCCGGTCATTCGCGACGACGAAGTCCTCTTCGACATCTCCTTCAGCCCGCCGCTCGAAATCTTCCAGGCCATCATCGAACAACAGCGTCCGGGCGCGGACTGGACGATCTCGATCTTCGACGGCGACGGCGTCAATTTCGCGCACGTCCCCAACCCGCAACAGACCATCGGCAAGCGTGCTTCGCCCTCGCTGTATGCCGAAATGTCTCACCAGCCGGAGGCGACCCTGCCGGCGGTCTCGCTCGAAGGCACGCCGCAGATCACGAGCTTTGCGCGCTCCTCGCTGACCGGCTGGACCGTGGCCGCCGGCATTGCGGAAAGCTCGCTGGTCGCGCCGTTGTGGCGCAGCCTTGCGATCACCAGCGTGATCGGAGGCTTTCTGCTGCTGGTCGGCCTCGGCTTCGCGGTGCGGATGGCGGCGGCCATCGCTCGCGGCGAGATGCTGCATAATTTGCTGATCGAAGAGCTCAACCACCGCGTCAAGAATACGCTCGCGATCCTGCAGTCGTTCGCCACCCAGACCTTTCGCAGCGCCAGCCGCACCGAGCGCGAGAAATTCGAAGGCCGGCTCGGCGCATTGGCGGAAGCGCATAATCTGCTCAGCGAGGAGAAATGGCAGGGCTCCGACCTGCAGGACCTGATCGCGCGGGTGCTGCAGCCCTACCTGCTCAACAACCCGGAACGGGTCCGGATGTTCGGACCGAAGGTGCCGCTGTCGCCGCGGCTTGCCGTGGTGCTGTCGATGATCGTGCACGAGATCGCGACCAATGCCACCAAGTACGGCGCGCTGTCGAACGACACCGGCACCGTCGCGCTGGATTGGGAAATCATCGAGGACAACACCGGGCGCCAATTGAGGCTGATCTGGACCGAGGCCGGTGGCCCGCCGGTCACGGCCCCGGTGCAGCGCGGATTTGGGTCGCGGCTGATCGAACGCAGCGCCCGCGACCAGCTCGGCGGCGAGGCGACCATCGATTTTCTGCCTCGCGGTGTCGTCTACACGCTGTCCTGCGCGCTTGATGGCGAAGGCTGA
- a CDS encoding intradiol ring-cleavage dioxygenase — MPQFNETELTAAVVRSFEDTPNPRAKFLLQELVKSLHDYVRKTDLSFEEWEYAIDFLTRTGQKCTPIRQEFILLSDVLGVSMLVDAVNHREREGATETTVLGPFYVGEHKQMPHGTDVSANLPGERMFVQSRVTDLKGKPLAGVPVDIWHADDEGYYDSQRPTYATEGPSSRARFVTDKDGRFFFRTILPCSYPIPTDGPVGEMIIGVRRHAMRPAHVHFLVNAPGYEPLITHVFIEGDKYIDSDVVFGVKDELIAKIEKRTDATMPDGKPAGGPWHLMTYEFRMKPGGGAAPKAMAAKTTEDA, encoded by the coding sequence ATGCCCCAATTCAACGAAACCGAACTGACCGCCGCCGTCGTCCGCAGCTTTGAGGATACGCCGAACCCGCGAGCAAAATTCCTGCTGCAGGAACTGGTGAAGTCGCTGCACGACTACGTCCGCAAAACCGATCTCAGCTTCGAGGAATGGGAATATGCGATCGATTTCCTGACCCGCACCGGCCAGAAGTGCACGCCGATCCGCCAGGAATTCATCCTGCTCTCCGACGTGCTCGGCGTCTCGATGCTGGTCGACGCCGTGAACCACCGGGAGCGCGAGGGCGCTACCGAGACCACCGTGCTCGGCCCGTTCTATGTCGGCGAGCACAAACAGATGCCCCATGGCACCGATGTCTCGGCCAATCTGCCGGGCGAGCGGATGTTCGTGCAGAGCCGCGTCACCGACCTCAAGGGCAAGCCGCTGGCCGGGGTTCCGGTCGACATCTGGCACGCCGACGACGAAGGCTATTACGATTCACAGCGGCCGACCTACGCGACCGAGGGCCCGTCGTCGCGGGCGCGGTTCGTCACCGACAAGGACGGCCGGTTCTTCTTCCGCACCATTCTGCCGTGCAGCTATCCGATCCCGACCGACGGCCCGGTCGGCGAAATGATCATCGGCGTGCGCCGTCATGCGATGCGGCCGGCGCACGTGCACTTCCTGGTCAATGCGCCCGGTTACGAGCCGTTGATCACGCATGTGTTCATCGAGGGCGACAAATATATCGATTCCGATGTCGTGTTCGGGGTCAAGGACGAACTGATTGCGAAAATCGAGAAGCGCACCGATGCGACGATGCCGGACGGCAAGCCCGCGGGCGGGCCGTGGCATCTGATGACCTACGAGTTCCGCATGAAGCCGGGCGGCGGTGCTGCGCCGAAGGCGATGGCGGCGAAGACGACCGAGGACGCCTGA
- a CDS encoding bifunctional protein-serine/threonine kinase/phosphatase, protein MSRRLQISVGQYSDQGRKPANQDFHGILIPDEPLLSSKGIAIVLADGISSSSVSHIASESAVKSFLTDYYCTSESWSVKTSAQRVIAATNSWLHSQTRRSQYAYDKDRGYVCTLTAMVIKSTTAHIFHVGDCRIYRLAGHSLEQLTDDHRIIVSEEQTYLGRALGINPQIEIDYQTLQVENGDVFLLATDGAYEHVSDRFIAASLRDHAGNLDQAASVIAGKAYEQGSTDNITVQIVRIDGIPDNAAGGIFPQAAELPLPPLLEPRMVFDGYRIVREIHSSSRSHIYLGVDVESDTPVAIKIPSIDLRDDAAYLKRFLMEEWIARRIDSPHVLKPRPQLRKRNYLYVVMEFIEGQTLTQWMIDNPRPDLEAVRGIVEQIARGLRAFHRMEMLHQDLRPDNIIIDKTRTVKIIDFGSTKVAGVAEASPPTGQHDVLGTVQYTAPEYFLGEGGSPRSDMFSLGIITYQMLTGKLPYGADAARARTKSQVRKLRYNSALDEDREIPVWVDGALRRAVHPDPYKRYESLSEFVFDLRQPNASYLNPSLTPLIERNPLLFWKCTTAILACIIVVLLAIHHGAR, encoded by the coding sequence ATGTCGCGAAGACTGCAAATCTCGGTCGGGCAGTATTCCGACCAAGGCCGCAAACCGGCCAATCAGGACTTTCACGGGATTCTGATTCCGGACGAGCCGCTGCTGAGTTCGAAGGGCATCGCCATCGTTCTGGCCGACGGCATCAGCAGCAGCAGCGTCAGCCACATCGCCAGCGAATCCGCCGTCAAGAGTTTCCTGACCGACTACTACTGCACGTCGGAATCCTGGTCGGTGAAGACATCGGCCCAGCGCGTCATCGCCGCGACCAATTCCTGGCTGCATTCCCAGACCCGGCGCAGCCAGTACGCCTACGACAAGGACAGGGGCTATGTCTGCACGCTGACCGCCATGGTCATCAAGTCGACGACGGCGCATATCTTCCACGTCGGCGACTGCCGGATCTACCGCCTCGCCGGCCATTCGCTCGAGCAACTCACCGACGATCACCGGATCATTGTCTCGGAGGAACAGACCTACCTTGGCCGTGCGCTGGGAATAAACCCGCAGATCGAAATCGACTATCAGACGCTTCAGGTCGAAAACGGCGATGTCTTCCTGCTGGCGACGGATGGCGCCTATGAGCACGTCAGCGACCGGTTCATCGCCGCTTCGCTCAGGGATCACGCCGGCAATCTGGACCAAGCCGCGTCCGTTATCGCCGGCAAAGCCTATGAGCAAGGCAGCACCGACAACATCACCGTCCAGATCGTCCGCATCGACGGGATACCGGACAATGCAGCCGGCGGGATCTTCCCGCAGGCGGCCGAACTGCCGCTGCCTCCGCTACTGGAGCCGAGGATGGTGTTCGACGGATACCGGATCGTGCGAGAAATCCACAGCAGCAGCCGAAGTCACATCTATCTCGGCGTCGATGTCGAAAGCGACACGCCGGTCGCCATCAAGATACCGTCGATCGATTTGCGCGACGACGCCGCCTATTTGAAGCGGTTCCTGATGGAGGAGTGGATCGCCCGGCGCATCGACAGTCCCCACGTTTTGAAGCCCCGCCCGCAGCTCCGAAAGCGCAATTACCTCTATGTCGTCATGGAATTCATCGAGGGGCAGACGCTCACGCAATGGATGATCGACAATCCAAGACCCGATCTGGAGGCCGTACGCGGCATTGTCGAGCAAATCGCCAGGGGTCTGCGCGCCTTTCACCGGATGGAAATGCTGCATCAGGACCTGCGGCCGGACAACATCATCATCGACAAAACCCGAACCGTGAAGATCATCGACTTTGGCTCGACAAAGGTCGCCGGTGTCGCCGAGGCGTCGCCGCCTACCGGCCAGCACGACGTGCTGGGCACCGTTCAGTACACGGCGCCCGAGTACTTTCTCGGCGAAGGCGGCTCGCCGCGCTCCGACATGTTCTCGCTGGGGATCATCACCTACCAGATGCTGACCGGGAAACTGCCTTATGGCGCCGACGCGGCCAGGGCGAGAACGAAATCACAGGTCCGCAAGTTGAGATACAACTCCGCGCTCGACGAGGATCGCGAGATTCCGGTCTGGGTTGACGGGGCGCTGCGGAGGGCGGTGCATCCCGATCCCTACAAGCGCTACGAGAGTCTGTCGGAATTTGTGTTCGACCTGCGACAGCCCAACGCCAGCTATCTCAATCCCTCGCTCACGCCCCTGATCGAGCGCAACCCCCTGTTGTTCTGGAAATGCACGACGGCGATACTGGCGTGCATCATCGTCGTGCTGCTCGCCATTCATCATGGTGCGCGGTGA
- a CDS encoding formate/nitrite transporter family protein produces the protein MSYLAPSEFVTKMVDAGESKIFMSTRDTVIRAYMAGAILALAAWFAVTINVNTGQPIVGALLFPVGFCMLYLLGFDLLTGVFVLSPLALLDKRPGVTLGGVLRNWGLVFIGNFAGALTVAFMMAFVTTFGFTQDPDKVGMTIGSIGEGRTLGYAAHGAAGMATLFIRGMLCNWMVSTGVVGAMISTTVPGKVIAMWMPILVFFYMVFEHSVVNMFLFPSGLMLHAKFSIMDYLIWNEIPTVLGNLVGGLAFTGLTLYATHVLTQPKREASKPAPTRVAA, from the coding sequence ATGTCATATCTGGCGCCTTCAGAATTCGTCACAAAAATGGTGGACGCAGGCGAGTCCAAAATCTTCATGTCTACCCGCGACACGGTGATCCGGGCCTATATGGCCGGCGCCATCCTCGCACTGGCGGCCTGGTTCGCCGTGACGATCAACGTCAACACCGGCCAGCCGATCGTCGGGGCACTTCTGTTTCCGGTCGGATTTTGCATGCTTTATCTTTTGGGCTTCGATCTGCTGACCGGCGTGTTCGTCCTCTCGCCGCTGGCACTGCTCGACAAACGCCCCGGCGTCACGCTCGGCGGCGTGTTGCGAAATTGGGGCCTCGTGTTCATCGGCAACTTTGCCGGCGCTCTGACCGTCGCTTTCATGATGGCCTTCGTGACAACGTTCGGCTTCACGCAGGACCCCGACAAGGTCGGCATGACGATCGGAAGCATCGGCGAGGGCCGAACGCTGGGCTACGCCGCGCATGGCGCGGCCGGCATGGCAACGCTGTTCATCCGCGGGATGCTGTGCAACTGGATGGTTTCCACCGGCGTCGTCGGCGCCATGATCTCGACGACGGTCCCCGGCAAGGTCATCGCGATGTGGATGCCGATCCTGGTGTTCTTCTACATGGTGTTCGAACATTCCGTGGTGAACATGTTCCTGTTCCCGTCGGGATTGATGCTCCATGCGAAGTTTTCGATCATGGACTACCTCATCTGGAACGAGATTCCGACCGTGCTGGGCAATTTGGTCGGCGGCCTCGCCTTCACCGGATTGACCCTCTATGCGACCCACGTTCTGACACAGCCGAAGCGCGAGGCCTCCAAGCCGGCTCCGACCCGCGTTGCCGCCTGA
- a CDS encoding MFS transporter has product MSTPNPTWISEWNPEDETFWNTTGKTVARRNLIWSIVAEHIGFSVWLIWSIVATKLPAAGFHYTTDQLFQLVAIPGLIGSLMRFPYTFAVTMFGGRNWTIFSASVLFIPTFGLAYFVSQPDTPFWLMLLVAATAGLGGGNFASSMANISFFYPDRMKGWALGLNAAGGNIGVSSVQLLTPILMGVGIINLYQATPVTGVYLQNAGLMWVLPLCIAIFGAVFFMNNLTSAKSSFKDQLAIVGRKHTWIMAFIYIGTFGSFIGYSAAFPLLIKTQFPAVTIAIAFLGPLVGSLSRPLGGLLADKVGGAIVTFWNFIAMGAATVGVLYFVGIKDFTGFLVMFLILFVTTGVGNGSTYRMIPSIFREENLQKARGKGEAGKALALKAASIESGAALGFIGAIGACGGYLIPSGFGKSIAMTGGPQLALEIYLAFYAVCLALTWWNYLRRSPSASTVPSLAEARI; this is encoded by the coding sequence ATGAGCACGCCGAATCCGACCTGGATTTCAGAATGGAACCCGGAGGACGAGACGTTCTGGAATACCACGGGTAAGACGGTCGCCCGACGCAATCTGATCTGGTCGATCGTGGCCGAGCACATCGGATTTTCGGTCTGGCTGATCTGGAGCATCGTCGCGACCAAGTTGCCGGCAGCTGGTTTCCACTACACCACCGACCAGCTGTTTCAACTCGTAGCCATCCCCGGGCTGATCGGCTCGCTGATGCGCTTCCCCTACACCTTTGCCGTGACGATGTTCGGCGGTCGCAACTGGACCATCTTCAGTGCGTCGGTGCTCTTCATCCCGACCTTTGGGCTCGCTTATTTCGTAAGCCAGCCCGATACGCCGTTCTGGCTGATGTTGCTGGTCGCTGCCACCGCGGGCCTCGGCGGCGGTAACTTTGCATCGAGCATGGCCAATATCTCTTTCTTCTATCCCGACCGCATGAAGGGCTGGGCGCTGGGCCTCAATGCAGCCGGCGGCAATATCGGCGTCAGCAGCGTGCAGTTGCTCACGCCCATTCTGATGGGCGTCGGCATTATCAACCTCTACCAGGCGACGCCGGTCACGGGAGTCTACCTGCAGAATGCCGGACTGATGTGGGTGCTGCCGCTGTGCATCGCCATATTCGGTGCCGTGTTCTTCATGAACAACCTGACCTCGGCCAAGTCCTCGTTCAAGGACCAGCTCGCAATCGTCGGTCGCAAGCATACCTGGATCATGGCGTTCATCTATATCGGCACGTTCGGTTCATTCATCGGTTATTCGGCAGCGTTCCCGCTGCTGATCAAGACCCAATTCCCGGCGGTCACGATCGCCATCGCGTTCCTTGGACCGCTGGTGGGCTCACTGTCGCGCCCGCTCGGCGGTCTGCTCGCCGACAAGGTCGGCGGCGCGATCGTGACGTTCTGGAACTTCATCGCGATGGGGGCGGCGACGGTCGGCGTCCTGTATTTCGTGGGGATCAAGGACTTCACCGGCTTCCTGGTGATGTTCCTCATCCTGTTCGTCACGACCGGGGTCGGCAACGGATCGACCTACCGGATGATTCCGTCGATTTTCCGCGAGGAAAATCTGCAAAAGGCCAGGGGCAAGGGCGAAGCCGGCAAGGCGCTGGCGCTGAAGGCGGCCAGCATCGAGAGCGGTGCCGCACTCGGCTTCATTGGCGCCATCGGAGCGTGCGGCGGATATTTGATCCCAAGCGGCTTCGGCAAGTCGATCGCCATGACCGGCGGCCCGCAGCTCGCGCTGGAAATCTACCTGGCGTTCTACGCGGTCTGCCTCGCGCTGACCTGGTGGAACTACTTGCGCCGGAGTCCTTCGGCATCGACCGTGCCGAGCCTCGCCGAAGCGCGGATTTGA
- a CDS encoding IS1182 family transposase → MADEGLFEELPEQKRPQPEGRGTPRLRVPERSQIDTHWASLDDLIPDDHPVRAVWSFVQGLDLSALHEAIKAREGQPGHPPAAPELLMALWLWATVDGVGSARRLDQLCRDHLVYRWLCGGVSMNYHSLSDFRIAHRAVLDQLLARGVASLVEAGLVSLDILAQDGLRVRASTGTGSFRRRKRLEELRTAAQARVARLRAELEADPGSGDKVRRAAQERAAREREARIVAAQERMQELEAERARRKNTNKQEVAKQKEPRASTTDAEARVMKMADGGFRPAYNMQIVAEPTSQLIVAVDIDTSGSDRGLARPAIEGLRARDCRPSDYLVDGGFTKNDDIEWTHATGTTLWCPPGHTKHGTDPYAPKPGDSVAVADWRKRMGSDLGKNIYRRRAEHECINAYARRMGLQQITVRGKDKARTVLLWFALAHNMMCSFRLRAAAQVPA, encoded by the coding sequence ATGGCCGACGAAGGTTTGTTCGAGGAATTGCCCGAACAGAAGAGACCGCAACCGGAGGGCCGCGGTACGCCGCGGCTGCGGGTTCCGGAGCGCAGCCAGATCGATACGCATTGGGCGTCGCTGGACGATCTGATACCGGATGACCATCCGGTACGGGCGGTCTGGTCCTTTGTTCAAGGACTTGATCTGTCGGCGCTCCACGAAGCGATCAAAGCCCGCGAAGGGCAGCCGGGCCATCCGCCGGCTGCGCCGGAGTTGCTGATGGCGCTCTGGCTATGGGCCACGGTCGATGGCGTCGGCAGCGCCCGCCGGCTGGATCAATTGTGTCGGGATCATCTGGTTTACCGCTGGCTGTGCGGCGGCGTCTCCATGAACTATCACAGCCTGTCCGACTTCCGGATCGCGCATCGGGCGGTCCTGGATCAGCTGCTGGCGCGCGGTGTCGCCTCGCTGGTGGAAGCCGGATTGGTGTCGCTGGATATCCTGGCGCAGGACGGATTGCGGGTGCGCGCATCTACCGGAACGGGCTCGTTCCGCCGGCGCAAACGGCTGGAGGAACTGCGGACGGCGGCGCAGGCACGGGTGGCTCGGCTGCGCGCCGAACTCGAAGCTGACCCCGGCTCAGGCGACAAGGTGCGGCGCGCGGCGCAAGAACGGGCGGCGCGCGAACGCGAGGCCCGCATCGTGGCGGCTCAGGAGCGCATGCAGGAGCTGGAGGCCGAACGGGCCCGCCGGAAGAATACCAACAAGCAGGAAGTGGCCAAGCAGAAGGAGCCGCGGGCTTCGACGACGGACGCCGAGGCCCGGGTGATGAAGATGGCCGATGGCGGCTTCCGTCCCGCCTACAACATGCAAATTGTGGCTGAGCCGACCAGCCAGCTGATTGTCGCTGTCGATATCGACACCAGCGGCTCGGATCGCGGCTTGGCGCGCCCGGCAATCGAGGGCTTGCGCGCCCGCGACTGCAGGCCTTCCGACTATCTGGTCGACGGCGGGTTCACCAAAAACGACGATATCGAGTGGACGCATGCAACCGGTACGACGTTGTGGTGTCCGCCTGGGCATACCAAGCACGGCACCGATCCGTATGCGCCGAAGCCGGGCGACAGTGTAGCGGTGGCCGATTGGCGCAAGCGCATGGGGAGCGATCTCGGCAAAAACATCTATCGACGCAGAGCTGAGCACGAGTGCATCAATGCCTATGCCCGGCGCATGGGGCTCCAGCAGATCACGGTCCGCGGCAAAGACAAGGCACGCACGGTCCTGCTCTGGTTCGCGCTGGCCCACAACATGATGTGCAGCTTCAGATTACGTGCCGCAGCCCAGGTTCCGGCATAA
- a CDS encoding helix-turn-helix transcriptional regulator: MIRSAAKKMKQRSAGKPDIELGKRIRLRRVEQKISQAELGDKLGVSFQQVQKYEKGVNRVGAARLQAIATALDVPVTFFYDGDGKAREVESLLFLDSAFSLRLLRAYSKIKDQTVQRQLVSLMESIAANEA, from the coding sequence ATGATCAGATCAGCAGCAAAGAAGATGAAGCAGCGCAGTGCCGGCAAACCCGACATTGAATTGGGCAAGCGGATTCGCCTGCGGCGCGTAGAGCAGAAGATCTCGCAAGCGGAGCTCGGCGACAAGCTCGGCGTCAGCTTCCAGCAGGTCCAGAAGTACGAGAAGGGTGTCAACCGCGTCGGCGCAGCTCGTCTGCAAGCGATCGCCACCGCGCTCGACGTGCCCGTTACGTTCTTCTATGACGGCGACGGCAAGGCACGCGAAGTCGAGAGCCTCTTGTTCCTCGACAGCGCATTCAGCCTCCGGTTGCTGCGGGCCTACAGCAAGATCAAGGACCAGACCGTCCAGCGTCAGCTGGTGTCCTTGATGGAATCGATCGCCGCGAACGAAGCCTGA